In a genomic window of Amblyomma americanum isolate KBUSLIRL-KWMA chromosome 4, ASM5285725v1, whole genome shotgun sequence:
- the LOC144127497 gene encoding uncharacterized protein LOC144127497 — protein sequence MQFYNKEDPNDARAQGLTGSLVAYFVIMIAIMFIFTFAIFVYAQKKKNCKDAGLTSTTVVKDPIRRQDREREARESMTSNPGDVNPKVRHTTESRTLETFPNLLHW from the exons ATGCAGTTCTACAACAAAGAGGACCCCAACGACGCCCGCGCCCAGGGGCTGACCGGCTCGCTGGTCGCGTACTTCGTCATCATGATCGCCATCATGTTCATCTTTACCTTCGCCATCTTCGTCTacgcgcagaaaaagaaaaactgcaagGACGCCGGCCTCACCAGCACAACCGTGGTCAAG GACCCCATAAGGCGACAGGACAGGGAGCGTGAGGCTCGGGAGTCAATGACGTCGAATCCCGGCGACGTTAACCCTAAAGTTCGCCACACTACGGAGAGCAGAACCTTGGAAACGTTTCCGAACTTACTTCACTGGTGA
- the LOC144127498 gene encoding chitinase-3-like protein 1, translating to MGDSSNDMSESHEGRSSSRRRGVEDETSLRYILCNQNLFLVVFLIIGVLTVSCACVAIVAAVVEHFWTSIDSDEPLGAGGVVGGQHDHGKSAALFDMQRQSGDDNSRSVFCFVNYTVAPGSPHRFEVDNASAALCDALVFVSVGLHLVQKSLRFRRPAEDAELLQGLVSLSTPTWACVGGEPSDSRDFRRLVHDKRSRLSVVHNAATWARRMGLVGLVFYWKYPTWEHRSNYSIFVNTMRLVFDREGLRLSVVIPWEAGRRREGYYIHSIYSRLDFVVVDTHRTVEPASFPVTTCQSPMRSVLRARHNGQMGLSSVLDELSMVTEHLLGKTVLSVSFASATFTLKRPWMRRVRVGMRALGPGRPFGHTNRSGLASYYEVTEELKRNASWSRETHGFSRCSVVHLGDQWVGFEDRVSLRSKRPVVRKTAGLAVWDLPMDDFAGDLGPTWPLLREAHDVVHE from the coding sequence ATGGGAGACTCCAGCAACGACATGTCCGAGTCCCACGAAGGCCGCAGCTCGAGCCGAAGACGCGGCGTAGAAGACGAGACCTCGCTCCGCTACATTCTATGCAATCAGAACCTCTTCCTCGTGGTGTTTCTGATCATCGGCGTGCTCACGGTATCCTGCGCGTGCGTCGCCATCGTCGCGGCAGTGGTCGAGCACTTCTGGACGTCCATCGACTCCGACGAACCGCTGGGAGCCGGAGGCGTGGTCGGCGGCCAACACGACCACGGCAAGTCCGCCGCCCTCTTCGACATGCAGCGACAGTCCGGCGACGACAACAGCCGCTCCGTATTCTGCTTCGTCAACTACACCGTGGCGCCCGGGTCTCCGCACCGGTTCGAGGTGGACAACGCGTCCGCTGCCCTCTGCGACGCGCTCGTCTTCGTCTCGGTCGGCCTGCACCTGGTACAGAAGAGTCTGCGCTTCAGGCGGCCCGCCGAAGACGCCGAGCTGCTCCAGGGCCTGGTGTCACTGTCCACGCCAACCTGGGCCTGCGTCGGCGGGGAGCCCTCGGACTCGCGCGACTTCCGGAGGCTGGTGCACGACAAGCGGTCGCGCCTTTCCGTCGTTCACAACGCGGCGACCTGGGCGCGCCGCATGGGCCTCGTCGGGCTGGTCTTTTACTGGAAGTATCCGACCTGGGAGCACCGCTCCAATTACAGCATATTCGTGAACACCATGCGCCTCGTGTTCGACCGGGAAGGGCTGCGCCTGAGCGTCGTCATCCCGTGGGAGGCAGGCAGGCGACGCGAAGGCTACTACATCCACTCGATATACAGCCGGCTGGACTTCGTCGTCGTGGATACGCACCGGACCGTGGAGCCCGCGTCGTTCCCGGTGACCACGTGCCAGAGCCCGATGAGGTCTGTGCTCAGGGCACGACACAACGGTCAGATGGGACTGTCCTCGGTCCTGGACGAGCTGTCCATGGTGACCGAGCACCTGCTCGGCAAGACTGTGCTCAGCGTCTCGTTCGCCAGCGCCACTTTCACCCTGAAGAGGCCCTGGATGAGGCGTGTCCGCGTCGGCATGCGGGCACTTGGACCCGGCCGGCCCTTCGGTCACACCAACCGCTCGGGCCTGGCCAGTTACTACGAGGTGACCGAAGAGCTGAAGCGCAATGCATCCTGGAGTCGCGAGACGCACGGTTTCTCTCGATGTTCCGTGGTCCACTTGGGGGACCAGTGGGTCGGCTTCGAGGACCGCGTGAGTCTGCGCTCCAAGCGGCCAGTGGTCCGCAAGACAGCGGGGCTCGCCGTGTGGGACCTACCCATGGACGATTTCGCGGGTGATCTGGGCCCCACTTGGCCGCTGCTCCGCGAAGCTCATGATGTGGTGCATGAATGA